From the genome of Lysinibacter sp. HNR:
GTTAGTTTACTACCCGCTGTGGGCGGTGGGGGTCACCGGAGTCCTCATCTCTCGGCGCCAGATCAGACGATGGGCGGCGCAGCAGGGCGACTCCAACAACTAACGAACCTGCAGGAATTGTGAGATAGCAGGCTCAATAAAACTCACGCCTCACAAAGGCCAGACAACGGGAACAAGCAGAACCGCAACCACACCGTAGAAAGTAATGAGCGGCAGCCCTAACTTCCAGTAGTCCCCAAAACGATAACCTCCGGGTTGCATAACCATCAGGTTGGCGGGAGTCGCGATGGGGGTCAAGAAGCTTGCAGAGGCCGCAATACACACCGTCATCAGGAGAGGCAGGGGCGAAAGAGAAAGCTCGGTCGCAACCGAGATTGCGATGGGAATCAGCACCAGGGAGGTAGCCGTATTACTGATCAGCTGGCCGAGCAAAGCGGTGAGGAGAAAAAGACTCAGCAGAACGATGTGGGGCCCTAACCCACCAACAGTCTCAATAACTTGGTGGGCGATGAGGGCGGCCGCCCCGGTTGCGCTAATCGCGGTAGAGAGTGGAATCATTCCGGCGATAAGGATGAGCATGGTCCAGGAGATTGAGCGGTGTGCCTTCTCCACGGTCACAACGCGGAACAGAACCATGGCAATTGCGGCAAGAAGCGTCACAACCGCAGGAACCATAAGACCCGTGGCTAAAAGAGCGATCATGGCCGCGGTGATGATGAGCGCAGTGCGGGCCGATTTTCCCATTGGCGCGGATTGGCGACGGATCAGATCAGGCTCGTCAACCAGCAATACGTTCTTATCTTCCGTCTGTTCGGCAAGCGCCGACCACGTCCCCTGGAGGAGCAGGGCATCGCCCGATGCTAGCGTAATCGGTCCGGTGTCGCGAGAAACACTCGGTAGATCATTCTCAGCCCGCTGCACCGCAAGAACGACAAGCTCTCCACTATCCGTTACCATTCCGGGGAAAACAGACTCTCCCACCAGGTTGGAGCGCGGAGCAACAATAACCTCGGCAACACCGTAAGTGGAGGTCACCAGGCCGCTCTCCTCGGGAAGTCTCCGCAGCTGTCCCCACTCAGAAAAACTTGTCAGGTCTTCAACCGAACCCCGCATGGTAATAATTTGTCCAGACTCGATCGTCGCTTCTCGAACAGGGTATCCCTCCCCATCCTTCACAGCCATTACCGAGACCCCGGGATGCTTCTCCAGCGTCAGGCCCCTAATTTCACGACCGATGAGAGGAGACCCCTCCGACACGATAAACCGCCACACCTCATCCGCGTCAAGATATTGATTGAGCAGATCACGAGAGTGCTTACTCAGATCACGCGGAAGCTGCCGCGCAGTGCGGTTGGGGAGAAGCTTTTCGCCAAAGAGAACGACGATCATCACACTGCCCACCAGGAGGGGAATACCCACCAGAGAAAATTCGAAGAAACCAATCGCACGCCCGCCCGGTGCCTCGGCCGCAGCCTCCGAGATAAGCACGTTAACCGGTGACCCGGTGAGTGTCAGCATAGAACCCGCATGCGCACCAAAGGCTAGCGGCATGAGCAATTGCGACGGTGGTCGGCCCAGTCGAACAGCCACCACAACAACCATGGGCAGGAGCGCAGCAACGGCACCGTTAAGACTGATCAGAGCGGCCAAAAGAGCAACAGCTGACATCATCAAAATGATCAGTTTGGTTCGCGATGTACCCGCACGGCTGACAACTTGCTGACCCGCCCAGGCAGTGAGCCCACTCGAATCGAGCCCCTCGCTCACCACAAAGAGTGCCGCGATCAGGACAATTGTGGGATCAGAGAAACCGGCAAAGGCCTCCCCCAGGTTAAGAACGCCGGTAAAGTACAGGGCGAGAGAAACAGCCAGGGCAACGATGCCAACGGGGAATTTGTTCCAGACGAAAACAACGACTGAGAGCACGAGTATAAGGAGGGTTATTGATACGTCGCTCATGGTGATTGTGACTATATCCTATCATTCAATAGAAAGAAGAATTATTTCTCAGCGTCATGATATTGTGCAACACACAGGCAGCGCTCAGCCCAAGATCAAGAAGCGATAATAAGAACTGAGAGTCATTGAATGTCCCACTCCACGCCACACCCCTCACACGTTAAAAGTGTTCGCGACCACGTGCAGGAGCTCATGCCCCAGCTAACGCAAGATCTTGCCAATTACGTGGCCATTCCCGGGGTAGCGTTCCCCGGCTATCCACCCGAGGCAATCCAGGAGGCTCACGATTTTGTGGTTTCCCTGCTGCGCGCAGAGGGTGTGACGGACATCCAGAAAATCGAGTTACCGAACACCTCCCCCGCTGTTTTTGCGACAATTCCGGGGCCGGAGGGCGCCCCCACGGTACTCCTATATACCCACTACGATGTGGTTCCCGAGGGGAATACGGCGGAGTGGAAAACCCCCGCGTTCACCGCTACCCCAAAAGACGGGGTTATCTATGGTCGGGGTACCGCAGATTCCAAGGGTAATTTTCTCCTGCACCTGGGAGCTCTGCGCTATTTTGGTGGCAAACCTCCGGTCACGCTCAAAATTGTTGTTGAGGGCCAGGAAGAATTTGGAAGCGCGTTTGATGCCTACCCTCCCCTCGCCCCCGAGCTCTTTGCCGCCGACGCCATGATTATTGCGGACGTGGGGAACATCCGCCCGGGTGTACCCACCGTTACGGTTGCCCTGCGAGGAGCCGCAACGGTCGATGTTGAGGTTAACACGCTCGCAAATCCTAAACACAGCGGCATGTTTGGCGGAGCAGCACCGGACTCCGTTCTTGTCCTCCTCCACGCCCTCGCCGCCCTCCACAACAAAAACGGTGACGTGGCGGTTCCCGGGCTACGGCGTAACGAGTGGCAGGGCACCACCTACACCGCAGAAGAGTTTCGTGAGCTGGCCGAAATTCTCCCGGGAGTGCCGGAGTTCGGGACCGGTGATCTGGGTCAGCGCATCTGGTCGGGACCCGCGATCAGCGTTATCGGAATTGATATTCCCTCGGTTGACCGGTCGCTCAATGCCGTCTCGGCGCACACACGGGCTCGACTTAACCTCCGCGTGCACCCCGAACAAGATGTTCACGAGGCGCAGCAAGCGCTCGTAAGCTTCCTGGAGGACCTTACTCCGCTGGGTGTTCCGCTCACCGTTATACCGGGCGAGGCGGGTAACGGTTACGCGGCCCGCACGGACGGGACAGCTTTTAAGCTACTGAGCGGCGCTATGACGGATGCCTGGGAGGCAGAAGCTACCACCGCGGCGGCGGGAGGCTCCATACCTCTGGTGAACTCCCTGCAGGAGGCGGTTCCGGGAGCGGAAATTCTGCTCTTTGGCGTTGCCGATGGGTTTAGCGCGATCCACGCCCCGAACGAGCGTGTGGTCATCACGGAGATCGAAAACTCGCTGCTCGCGGAGATTCTTTTTCTGGAACGCCTAGCCGAGACCTCCGCGGCTTCCAACTCCTGATGCAGCCTCCAATCTCTGGCGCAACCTCCAACCTCTCAGGGAAAACCCTGATTTTTCCTTCCCGGTCTTGCCTACTTTCAAAACGCGATATATCTTGATATTAACAACGCGATATATCGCGTCTTTTCTGAAGGCCCCTACTCGTAAGGAATTATCATGGACACTCAAAACTGGATCATCCAACCGGGTGATACACAAACAATCACGATTGACCGAGTAGCCTCGCTCAAGCTCGGACTCCTCGGTGGACAGGTCGACGTGATTGCTCACGATGAGCCTGGCGCTCGAATCGAGGTGCACAGCGTCACCGGTAAAGCGCTCAACATCAAGGCGATCGGTGAATCGCTCGAGGTCGATCACCCTCAGATCCGGTGGGACAACTTCCTCGAAGTTTTTGGCTCTTTTCCCGGCCGAGCCAGGGTTGACATGAGCATTCTCGTGCCCCGATCTCTCGCCCTCACCATGGGAACGGTCTCCGCTAGCGGGCTTGTCTCGGGAGTGAGAAGCAACGCAAGAATCTCAACAGTCTCGGGAGAACTCATCCTCGACGGCCTTACGGGAGCACTAACTATCGAGAGTGTCTCCGGGAACGTCAGCATCAGAAACCACGAGGGACAGATCACAGCCGAATCGGTGACCGGAGAGGTTCTCTGCACAGGACGCCTCTCCTCCTTCAGCGCCGAGAGCGTCTCCGGCGGTGTCTTCCTCGATCTCGCGGGAACACCCGACTCCATCACAACAAATACGGTCAGCGGAAACACGACGGTGCGTCTTGATGAGGGGGTAAGCGCACGGCTTCACATCAATTCCGTTTCCGGGAAGGTTCAATACGGTGATCAACTTGTCACCGGTGTGCGCGGGGTTGGACACAGCGCACACTTAGGCCCTGCCGGTAGCTCACCAACCAGCATCACGGTCAATTCGGTCTCAGGAGGGGTTTCTATTATGCATCGAACCTCGGCACAAAAACAGGAATTTGCGCCGTGAAACAGGCACTCTTTAGCCACGGTTCCCTGAGGCTCTACCTCCTCAGCCTGCTCGCGCAAAACCCCATGCACGGTTACGAACTCATTCAGGCTCTGACCGAAAAATTCGGTGGAACCTATGTTCCAAGCGCAGGAACCATCTATCCCAGACTCGCGAAGCTGAACGAAGAGGGTTTTATCAGTAAGGAAAGCCACGGCAGAAAGACCATCTACTCCATAACCCAGACGGGCCTAGAAGAACTCAACAAACGCCAAAGCGAGCTGGACACGATTGAGGATGACATGGAGGCGTCGGCGCGGAGGCGTGCGGAGGCAATGCGCAACGAGGTTTCCCAGGCAATGAAGAGCGTCCGAGCAGAGCTTGCCGCGGCTGCCCAGAGCGCACGCAGGGAAGCCAGAAAGACGGGTTCTCCGCCGGAGCCCACAGTCACCACGGTCTCCACCGACCCGCGAGCATCCTCACGCCAAAAGCTCAAGGAAATCGATGCTCTACTCGCCGCCTTTCACCAAGAGGTTCGTGCGGATCTACGATCTCGAAGCGCAAAAAACGGCCTTCCAGATCACATAGTGGATACACTACGCAACCAACTAGCACACGTGAAGAAATCACTCAAAGAGGGAGCCGTATAGCGCCGAGCCCCCAAAGAAAGAAGCCTAGTATTCGGAACCCTCTGCATCTGCTCGTGTCTCGGCGACAGGCCCATCCCACTCGGCCAGAATGGCGGCAGATCCGGACAACCCTAGGCGAGTTGCACCGGCGCCAATCATCTCCCGCGCCTGCGCCAGCGTGCGGATCCCCCCGGAGGCTTTAACTCCCAGACGAGCACCCACGGTCTGCGCCATGAGCCGAACGGCGTGAACGGTTGCCCCTCCCGCCGGATGAAAACCCGTGGAAGTTTTCACAAAATCGGCACCGGCGGCCTCGGCGGCACGGCACGTCGCAACAATCTCCTCGTCACTCAGGGCCGCGGACTCGATAATGACCTTGAGAATGACGCTCGCAGGAGTAGCCTCACGCACCGCCCGGATCTCGCTCTCAACCAGATCAAAACGAGCGGCTTTAGCATGGCCCAGGTCGATCACCATATCAACCTCGTCAGCGCCACGCTCTGCCGCCAGGGCAGCCTCGCGAGCTTTAATCTCTGCCTCGTGCTTTCCCGAGGGGAAACCACACACGGTTGCAACTTTAAGCTCCGAGTCCTCGGGAACGCTCACCGGAAGCATCGACGGGGAGACGCACACGGAAAAAACGCCGAGTCCAAGCGCCTCTACGACTAGAGCCTCCACATCGGCCGGGGTCGCTTCCGGCTTAAGCAGGGTGTGATCGATATAGGTGGCGAGTTCTGCGGCCGAGCTGGGTTGTGTTGGAGCGGTCATGGTTATCTTTCTCTTTCAGGCACAGGTCTTTATAAGCAAGGGAGACGAGTGGTCAGCTACTTCTATGAATATTTTTGAGCGTAGTGGCCATTTCTACATTTTAGTAGCCGCTTTTTCCTCAGCCAGAGCACGGTCTCTCTTGGCTCCGGGGAGCCATCCTTTATTAACCACTCGCACCTGCCAGATGATGGCAGCCACAACCAGGAGGATCGCAACAACAGCGATGAGCACAACGCTGAGTGCGTTATTCTCGCCGCCCACAATGGTTCCGATCAGCGTTCCGTACCAGCCAAAATCCGTGTCGCCAAAGGTGCTGTTTGACAGGCCCAGATTTCCCAGAACGTTCAGCAGAACAGCGGGGAGGAACGAGATGAGCACACCGTTAACAAACCCACCCACTATGGCTCCACGTCGTCCACCGGTGGCATTTCCAAATACTCCAGCCCCACCACCCGTGAAGAAGTGAGGCACCATACCGGGCAAGATCAGCGCCAGACCAAAAACAGGCCCCAGCCAGGTGGCCAGGATAGCGAGGCTCACGAGTCCACCGGCAAACGACGCCAAAAATCCGATCAAAACGGCGTTGGCGGCAAAGGGGAAGACAAGCGGAATATCCAGTGCGGGCTTTGCACCGGGAACAACCTTGCGGGCGATCCCCTCAAACGCGGGCACGAGCTCACCGAGTATGGTGCGCACACCGTAGAGGATAATCGCAACACCCACCCCAAACTGCAGTGCCTGCGCAAAGGCCGCCATGATAAAGGCTCCGGCATCCTCAGAACCAAAAATGGGCAGCACATCCTCCAGGGGAAGAGCGATCAGACCCCAAATAGCAAAGACCAGATAGATGAGAACCATCGAGAGGGCGGTGGCTACCATCGAATCGCGCAGGAAGCGAAGCCCGTCAGGAAATTTAATCTCCTCGGTAGAGCGGCTTTTACCACCGAGAGCCTGACCCGACGCACCCGCGGCGACATAACCGAGGGTGCCAAAGTGTCCGATCGCAATCGAATCGTTGCCCGTAATCTTATTGACCCACGGCTGTGCAAAAGCGGGCATTGCAACCATGATAATTCCGAGAAGAACCGCGCCCACAACAACAACCAGCCAGTCGCTGCCCGCACCAAACCCCACCGAGAGAACCACCGCCAACAACGTCGACATAAACACCATGTGGTGCCCCGTGAGGAAGACGTATTTGAGCGGTGTGAAACGTGCAAGTAGCAGCATCACAACAAAGCCGAGAAAGAGAACGTAGGCGGAAATCGCGCCGTACCTTTCGGCGGCCACCGCAGTGATAACCTCGTTGGTCGGCACAACACCCTGCGCGCCCGTCACCGTAAGTATCAGGCTCCCCAGAGGATCGAGGGCCGCAACCACAACACCGGCACCCGCACCGAGAATGAGAAACCCGAGGGTAGCCTTGAGGGCTCCCCCAATAACAACCCCCACCGATTTACGAAGGGCGATAAGCCCCACCGCAGTAATAATTCCCACCAGATAGGCGGGAACGTTGAGAATCTGCTGCCCGATGAACTCGAGAACAACAACAAGCCATTCCATTGGTCTTGCCTCACTTCGCTGTAGATAATTAGTGTGTTTTGATCGGCTTTTTGGGGTAATTAACCGGCGACGACGGCACGCAGTTTTTCGGTGATCTCGTCCATATCAAAGAAGTTATTGATCACAATGACCTTCGAAGGGACCTCTCCGATTTCGGGGGCTAGATCCTCGGAGGTCAAAACGATGTCGGCGGTGCGGGCCATTCCTCGGGCAACACCGATATCGGATGCCTCAACGTCACCAGAAACACCCAGCGCTTCGAGAGCTTTCTCTGCGTTCATCTTGAGCAGGACGGAGGTACCGATACCCATTCCGCAGACGCATACAATTTTCATATTTATAATCCTTTACTCTCGTGGATAACAATCAATTTGACTGACATAACATGATGGACATTTCCCCGGCAAGCCTAGACTAAGCCGCCTCACCCGCCAGCTTCTCTAGAAGGTCGTGTAGGTGCTGGGGACTCTCTGCCGCCCGCAGCTCAGCCAGGGAATTCGGGTCCATGAGGAGGGTTGCCAGAGAAGACATGAGTCCAAGATGACTATCATGATCCATTGCGGCGAGTCCGATGATGAGGTCTACCGGATCGTTCTGGGTGTGGCCAAACACCACCGGCTCCGCGAGAGTGACCCAGGACAATCCTGTGCGTAGTACCGCGGGTGATGGTCGCGAATGGGCCAGCGCTATACCCGGAGCGATCACAATATAGGGCCCAAGAGTATTCACCGCGGTGATCATCTCGCTGGTGTATTCGGCGGTTGTGATGCCTACGTTAACAAGTAGCCAACCGGCCAGACCCAGAGCCTCCTGCCAAGAGGAAGCAGAGGCTTGAATAGCAATGGCCTCAAGCGGAAGCTCATGAGCAAAGTCAACGGTCATGCCCCTATTATTACTTATGTCTATAGATTTGCAAAAGTTTTCGCGAAAGTTTACACCAGAATCCGGGTAATCCGGCTCACCCTATCGGGATCAAGAACCGCATCCTGGGCCAAAATCGACGCCCCCATGGTTCCCGCTCGACGATCAAGACGACTCGGCGCCAGAACAAAGCGATCAATAAGATACGAGGGGATTCTCTCCATCACCGCCGCTTTGAGCGGGTTTAACACGAGATCCCCGAGGGTTGCAAGATTACCCCCAATGGCAACCACTCCGGGGTTATAAAGACCAACAATGTCCGCAATTGAGTGCCCCACCTGCGTGCACATATCGGCCAGCAACCGCAGCGCGTCCTCGTTTCCCTCCCTCGCAAGAGCCACAATATCCCTGCTCGTATTCACGGAGTACCCCAAACTCTTGAGCTCGCGCCGTATCGCCCACCCACTCGCGGTCGCTTCAAGACATCCCCTGCTGCCGCAGCGACAAAGCTCCGATCCTCCGTGACGAATATGCCCGAGGTCACCCGCCGCCCCCAGTTCACCGTGCGCCGCATTACCGCTCAGAATAAGAGCCGAGCCCACCCCCAAGCCCAGCTTGACAAGTGCAAACGTATCCACCTCGGGCCAGGCAAAACGCTGCTCTCCAAGAGCCATGATATTTACGTCACGATCAACCGCGACAACCGCGTCGGGGTATCGTTCACGAAAGTAATCAGCCACCAAAACACCGTCCCACCCCGGCATAATGGGTGGATTCATCAGACGCCCGGTTCCCGGATCAACCGGCCCGGGAACACCCACGCCAATCCCCACCACCTCGGAGGCCTTTCGTTCGAGCGTTCTTAACAGGTGCCCGTAAACCTCGTGCGCCCAGGTGAGCACCCGATCTAGTCCCGTAGCAATATCGATATCAACCTCGGCCTCCACCAGGATGTTTGACGAAAGGTCGCTGACCCCTACGCGGCTGTGCGAACCGCCAATATCCGCAGAGAGCAGCAGACCCGCGTTCCGGTTCAGCTCAAAGACCTCGGCTCTGCGACCTCCCGTTGA
Proteins encoded in this window:
- a CDS encoding SLC13 family permease, with the protein product MSDVSITLLILVLSVVVFVWNKFPVGIVALAVSLALYFTGVLNLGEAFAGFSDPTIVLIAALFVVSEGLDSSGLTAWAGQQVVSRAGTSRTKLIILMMSAVALLAALISLNGAVAALLPMVVVVAVRLGRPPSQLLMPLAFGAHAGSMLTLTGSPVNVLISEAAAEAPGGRAIGFFEFSLVGIPLLVGSVMIVVLFGEKLLPNRTARQLPRDLSKHSRDLLNQYLDADEVWRFIVSEGSPLIGREIRGLTLEKHPGVSVMAVKDGEGYPVREATIESGQIITMRGSVEDLTSFSEWGQLRRLPEESGLVTSTYGVAEVIVAPRSNLVGESVFPGMVTDSGELVVLAVQRAENDLPSVSRDTGPITLASGDALLLQGTWSALAEQTEDKNVLLVDEPDLIRRQSAPMGKSARTALIITAAMIALLATGLMVPAVVTLLAAIAMVLFRVVTVEKAHRSISWTMLILIAGMIPLSTAISATGAAALIAHQVIETVGGLGPHIVLLSLFLLTALLGQLISNTATSLVLIPIAISVATELSLSPLPLLMTVCIAASASFLTPIATPANLMVMQPGGYRFGDYWKLGLPLITFYGVVAVLLVPVVWPL
- a CDS encoding M20/M25/M40 family metallo-hydrolase — its product is MSHSTPHPSHVKSVRDHVQELMPQLTQDLANYVAIPGVAFPGYPPEAIQEAHDFVVSLLRAEGVTDIQKIELPNTSPAVFATIPGPEGAPTVLLYTHYDVVPEGNTAEWKTPAFTATPKDGVIYGRGTADSKGNFLLHLGALRYFGGKPPVTLKIVVEGQEEFGSAFDAYPPLAPELFAADAMIIADVGNIRPGVPTVTVALRGAATVDVEVNTLANPKHSGMFGGAAPDSVLVLLHALAALHNKNGDVAVPGLRRNEWQGTTYTAEEFRELAEILPGVPEFGTGDLGQRIWSGPAISVIGIDIPSVDRSLNAVSAHTRARLNLRVHPEQDVHEAQQALVSFLEDLTPLGVPLTVIPGEAGNGYAARTDGTAFKLLSGAMTDAWEAEATTAAAGGSIPLVNSLQEAVPGAEILLFGVADGFSAIHAPNERVVITEIENSLLAEILFLERLAETSAASNS
- a CDS encoding PadR family transcriptional regulator, giving the protein MKQALFSHGSLRLYLLSLLAQNPMHGYELIQALTEKFGGTYVPSAGTIYPRLAKLNEEGFISKESHGRKTIYSITQTGLEELNKRQSELDTIEDDMEASARRRAEAMRNEVSQAMKSVRAELAAAAQSARREARKTGSPPEPTVTTVSTDPRASSRQKLKEIDALLAAFHQEVRADLRSRSAKNGLPDHIVDTLRNQLAHVKKSLKEGAV
- the deoC gene encoding deoxyribose-phosphate aldolase, coding for MTAPTQPSSAAELATYIDHTLLKPEATPADVEALVVEALGLGVFSVCVSPSMLPVSVPEDSELKVATVCGFPSGKHEAEIKAREAALAAERGADEVDMVIDLGHAKAARFDLVESEIRAVREATPASVILKVIIESAALSDEEIVATCRAAEAAGADFVKTSTGFHPAGGATVHAVRLMAQTVGARLGVKASGGIRTLAQAREMIGAGATRLGLSGSAAILAEWDGPVAETRADAEGSEY
- a CDS encoding PTS ascorbate transporter subunit IIC yields the protein MEWLVVVLEFIGQQILNVPAYLVGIITAVGLIALRKSVGVVIGGALKATLGFLILGAGAGVVVAALDPLGSLILTVTGAQGVVPTNEVITAVAAERYGAISAYVLFLGFVVMLLLARFTPLKYVFLTGHHMVFMSTLLAVVLSVGFGAGSDWLVVVVGAVLLGIIMVAMPAFAQPWVNKITGNDSIAIGHFGTLGYVAAGASGQALGGKSRSTEEIKFPDGLRFLRDSMVATALSMVLIYLVFAIWGLIALPLEDVLPIFGSEDAGAFIMAAFAQALQFGVGVAIILYGVRTILGELVPAFEGIARKVVPGAKPALDIPLVFPFAANAVLIGFLASFAGGLVSLAILATWLGPVFGLALILPGMVPHFFTGGGAGVFGNATGGRRGAIVGGFVNGVLISFLPAVLLNVLGNLGLSNSTFGDTDFGWYGTLIGTIVGGENNALSVVLIAVVAILLVVAAIIWQVRVVNKGWLPGAKRDRALAEEKAATKM
- a CDS encoding PTS sugar transporter subunit IIB — encoded protein: MKIVCVCGMGIGTSVLLKMNAEKALEALGVSGDVEASDIGVARGMARTADIVLTSEDLAPEIGEVPSKVIVINNFFDMDEITEKLRAVVAG
- a CDS encoding PTS sugar transporter subunit IIA translates to MTVDFAHELPLEAIAIQASASSWQEALGLAGWLLVNVGITTAEYTSEMITAVNTLGPYIVIAPGIALAHSRPSPAVLRTGLSWVTLAEPVVFGHTQNDPVDLIIGLAAMDHDSHLGLMSSLATLLMDPNSLAELRAAESPQHLHDLLEKLAGEAA
- a CDS encoding ROK family protein, which translates into the protein MVVPRIVTGSGVMLGMIRSGSAQTRTDLVTRLGWSRVTVSKRLDELLDANLIVTTGQRDSTGGRRAEVFELNRNAGLLLSADIGGSHSRVGVSDLSSNILVEAEVDIDIATGLDRVLTWAHEVYGHLLRTLERKASEVVGIGVGVPGPVDPGTGRLMNPPIMPGWDGVLVADYFRERYPDAVVAVDRDVNIMALGEQRFAWPEVDTFALVKLGLGVGSALILSGNAAHGELGAAGDLGHIRHGGSELCRCGSRGCLEATASGWAIRRELKSLGYSVNTSRDIVALAREGNEDALRLLADMCTQVGHSIADIVGLYNPGVVAIGGNLATLGDLVLNPLKAAVMERIPSYLIDRFVLAPSRLDRRAGTMGASILAQDAVLDPDRVSRITRILV